One Drosophila virilis strain 15010-1051.87 chromosome 5, Dvir_AGI_RSII-ME, whole genome shotgun sequence DNA window includes the following coding sequences:
- the prim gene encoding uncharacterized protein prim, with protein MCLYLGVVEHLVDVVAYCVCRMLELTLVTFMMMCSTAKAKLASGNSNNNELTLAEQ; from the coding sequence ATGTGTCTGTATTTGGGCGTCGTGGAGCATCTGGTGGATGTGGTCGCCTATTGTGTGTGCCGCATGCTGGAGCTAACCCTGGTCACCTTTATGATGATGTGCAGCACGGCCAAGGCCAAGCTggccagcggcaacagcaacaacaacgagctgACTCTAGCGGAGCAATGA
- the LOC6627214 gene encoding uncharacterized protein produces MDAIEKPQEKQILSEIGGSTKLKEVPAPTPSHIDIKEPIVYDYMKYPSKKKGKTLHPHPKVKKSVSFKRVVELVTFTDDWKMQTSESNLRTEDQQLGNNMRRNF; encoded by the exons ATGGATGCGATCGAAAAGCCACAAGAGAAGCAAATTCTATCTGAAATCGGTGGATCGACAAAATTGAAGGAAGTCCCAGCTCCGACACCGTCCCACATCGATATTAAGGAGCCGATCGTCTACGATTATATGAAGTACCCCAGCAAAAAGAAGGGCAAGACTCTGCACCCACACCCAAAGGTCAAGAAGAGTGTGTCCTTTAAGCGTGTCGTCGAGCTGGTCACCTTCACCGACGACTGGAAGATGCAGACGAGCGAGAGCAACTTGCGCACCGAGGACCAGCAG CTCGGCAATAATATGAGACGCAATTTTTGA
- the LOC6627212 gene encoding uncharacterized protein, whose amino-acid sequence MYSEPPQSTKNTQTEAQPAPPPICVPLLMVDEDGRRRYCYHGGKCRCEMCERIRQAQQEELDRNLDAFIPHNRLKLEPAIRQVKHKQYKLEARRVSPEYGLMLLKDHLQIVKDVPTYYLPDKYYLRDAWRVIGPLDKGTQTEILIGNYGVDGCPCPEKTVCWDI is encoded by the coding sequence ATGTATTCAGAGCCGCCCCAGAGTACGAAAAACACACAGACGGAGGCACAGCCGGCACCGCCCCCGATATGTGTGCCCCTGCTCATGGTCGATGAGGATGGCAGGAGGCGGTACTGTTACCATGGCGGCAAATGCCGTTGCGAAATGTGCGAGAGAATACGGCAAGCACAACAGGAGGAACTGGACAGGAATCTTGATGCATTCATACCACATAACCGTCTCAAGCTGGAACCGGCCATACGTCAGGTGAAGCACAAGCAATATAAGCTGGAGGCTAGGCGCGTCTCGCCGGAATATGGTCTGATGCTGCTCAAGGATCACTTGCAGATAGTCAAGGATGTTCCAACCTATTACCTGCCGGACAAGTATTATCTGAGAGATGCTTGGCGCGTTATTGGTCCGCTGGACAAGGGCACGCAAACCGAAATACTTATTGGCAACTATGGTGTCGATGGTTGTCCGTGTCCCGAGAAGACCGTTTGCTGGGATATCTAG
- the LOC6626507 gene encoding uncharacterized protein yields MALNVDREVEWLTTSILPEILKNGRLVDNYSESQLSTFKVGDIKIAVIGPEEAFMLTQCYRATVNFEYAGEEQQRKFVVKKTPEVPPEFYENAQFGDLFHNEVSFYTEILPLILKLSNGKFAAPKYYHSEIKPNSAWLILGDFSADGWSVTKDRYGLSLEHTRIAVKYLGMFHGFGYAIKHNQKDRFEQLTRQFRESRYANDVMNPEYALIGKTGLKRVAKATTTYYPEVDKEFIKKFQQTVWDYVGYGRQRVGPKEPLSILCHGDYLRNNVAYKYATDNNGTPLDIMMFDYQTMRLSSPMIDLSTFLANSVLADVRHKHFDSIFDDYCTALFESYTKHKEGQIPEFLSRENLLKEYIRFLPYSLSISASFLMMLVEPPTLTIAEMIALQKTEDEIIQEAMSQGGEIVDREIAHQMKEMFELSRLHNVQIDEDIDSSTWINSVEFE; encoded by the exons ATGGCGCTGAACGTTGATAGAGAAGTCGAGTGGCTGACCACTTCAATCTTGCCTGAGATTCTAAAAAACGGACGTCTAGTGGACAATTACAGCGAGTCACAGCTGAGCACATTCAAGGTTGGGGACATTAAAATCGCCGTCATCGGACCCGAAGAGGCGTTTATGTTGACTCAATGCTATCGAGCAACAGTTAATTTTGAATACGCCGGCGAGGAGCAGCAGCGCAAGTTTGTTGTTAAG AAAACACCAGAGGTACCACCTGAGTTTTACGAGAATGCACAGTTCGGTGATCTATTCCACAACGAAGTTAGTTTCTATACCGAGATACTACCACTAATTCTAAAGCTGAGCAATGGCAAGTTTGCTGCACCCAAGTATTATCACAGCGAGATAAAACCGAACTCTGCATGGCTTATCCTGGGGGACTTTTCAGCGGATGGCTGGAGTGTGACAAAGGACAGATATGGCCTGAGTCTGGAGCACACGCGCATCGCAG TCAAGTACTTGGGCATGTTTCATGGATTTGGTTATGCTATTAAGCACAACCAGAAGGACCGTTTCGAGCAGCTAACTCGCCAATTTAGGGAATCTCGATATGCCAACGATGTTATGAATCCCGAATATGCTTTAATAGGGAAAACTGGACTAAAACGTGTTGCCAAGGCGACGACCACTTACTATCCAGAAGTGGACAAGGAATTTATCAAAAAGTTTCAGCAGACTGTGTGGGACTACGTGGGCTATGGACGTCAGCGGGTGGGGCCTAAGGAACCACTCTCTATCCTCTGCCACGGGGACTACCTGCGAAATAATGTGGCCTACAAGTACGCTACGGACAATAATGGCACTCCCCTGGATATAATGATGTTTGATTATCAGACAATGCGTCTGTCCTCGCCCATGATCGACCTCTCAACATTCCTGGCAAACTCTGTGCTCGCGGATGTGCGTCATAAGCATTTCGATAGtattttcgatgattattgCACTGCGCTTTTTGAGAGTTACACAAAGCACAAAGAGGGGCAAATTCCGGAATTTTTGAG TCGCGAGAATTTGCTGAAGGAGTATATACGATTTTTACCGTATTCGCTAAGCATTTCAGCATCATTCTTAATGATGCTAGTCGAGCCTCCAACATTGACGATCGCTGAAATGATTGCCCTCCAGAAAACGGAGGACGAAATCATACAGGAGGCTATGTCACAAGGAGGTGAAATAGTCGATCGTGAGATTGCCCACCAAATGAAGGAAATGTTTGAACTGAGCCGCTTGCACAATGTTCAAATCGATGAAGATATTGATAGCAGTACATGGATTAATAGCGTGGAATTCGAATAG
- the cato gene encoding basic helix-loop-helix transcription factor amos, protein MVMMKILAEGQGVICGPHSYKLGQRSGNNICATRHRGPKGGFASNCSIIISSLASSCRSRVSCSCGTTFEPCRAENAKEMSRYYSSEEDNSSQYLGSPNYNLTLMSSATSAQQYNQVAYLSPDWQFLDATGGALEQQQHPAPASYDETHTMQMQHVLPQDESQQPLKKRKIGPRRLSVQSTPSSLVLSPTVQKRRRQAANARERKRMNGLNEAFDRLREVVPAPSIDQKLSKFETLQMAQSYILALCDLLDNNGEDVDAAAYTIFGGSESSFELAS, encoded by the coding sequence ATGGTAATGATGAAGATCCTGGCTGAGGGGCAAGGGGTCATTTGCGGGCCACACTCATACAAACTTGGTCAGCGCAGCGGTAATAATATTTGTGCAACTAGGCACCGTGGCCCGAAGGGTGGCTTTGCGTCTAACTGCAGCATAATCATTTCGTCTCTGGCCAGCTCGTGCCGCTCGCGCGTCAGTTGCAGTTGCGGCACAACATTCGAGCCGTGCAGAGCTGAAAACGCCAAAGAAATGAGCCGCTACTACTCATCGGAGGAGGATAACAGCTCACAGTATCTGGGCAGTCCCAACTACAATCTAACGCTGATGTCCAGCGCCACGTCGGCGCAGCAGTACAACCAGGTGGCGTACTTGTCGCCCGACTGGCAATTTCTGGATGCCACAGGCGGCGCCttggagcagcaacagcacccaGCACCCGCCAGCTATGATGAGACGCACACCATGCAGATGCAGCATGTACTGCCGCAGGATGAGAGCCAGCAGCCGCTGAAGAAGCGCAAAATAGGCCCGCGCAGATTGAGCGTACAGTCGACGCCCAGCTCGCTGGTGCTGAGCCCCACGGTGCAGAAGCGGAGACGGCAGGCGGCCAATGCGCGCGAGCGAAAGCGCATGAATGGGCTGAACGAGGCATTCGACAGGCTGCGCGAGGTGGTGCCGGCGCCCTCCATTGACCAGAAGCTGTCCAAGTTCGAGACGCTGCAAATGGCCCAATCCTACATATTAGCGCTGTGCGATTTACTGGACAACAATGGCGAGGACGTGGATGCTGCCGCCTACACGATCTTTGGCGGTAGCGAAAGCAGCTTTGAGCTGGCATCTTAA
- the LOC6627213 gene encoding isocitrate dehydrogenase [NAD] subunit gamma, mitochondrial — MLRRMKSVKLLQSAFSLASGRRQATTKIDEHTHVTGVNAFMAKGDVRTENVNVLPKTKYGGITHVTLLCGETIIGKQGAKYVKSLLSSARVPVDVQRIFVDQGTEYYNSVLRNRAAIHVDIVHDAISKKKSLKVCNDLDLHVFLTNLRSFPGFNCRFPNVNIQLIAQNNMGNYAELEYSPVKGVVEGLRVVTSRHIKRFLRYAFKAVMDKKRQKVTLVHKSSEWPKTEGILLDIAHNLQEKEYPDIELEPMELDKCVARLILDPEYFDVLVTSDLYGTFMATICSAICGGANLFSSTEIGEHHAVFKPLQTKLSLTNYKVLSPYGIVSACVDLMHHLGHDDCANALWTEMIRTMETGIKTADFKGTDRGEYVICNIMNRLRCNMFTEFNKND; from the coding sequence ATGCTAAGACGTATGAAAAGCGTGAAGCTGCTGCAATCGGCATTCTCTCTCGCCAGCGGACGCCGTCAAGCAACTACCAAAATCGACGAGCACACCCACGTAACCGGCGTGAATGCGTTCATGGCCAAAGGAGATGTGCGTACGGAAAATGTGAACGTGTTACCCAAAACCAAGTACGGCGGCATCACGCACGTAACGCTCCTCTGTGGCGAAACCATAATTGGCAAGCAGGGCGCCAAGTACGTGAAATCGCTGCTGTCCAGCGCCCGGGTGCCGGTCGATGTGCAGCGCATCTTTGTCGATCAGGGCACAGAGTATTACAATTCGGTGTTGCGCAATCGAGCTGCCATTCATGTGGACATTGTGCACGATGCGATTTCGAAAAAGAAATCGCTAAAGGTCTGCAATGATCTCGATCTGCATGTCTTTCTGACCAATCTGCGCAGCTTTCCGGGCTTCAACTGCCGCTTTCCCAATGTGAACATCCAGCTGATTGCGCAAAACAACATGGGCAACTATGCCGAGCTGGAGTATTCACCAGTGAAGGGTGTGGTCGAGGGACTGCGCGTTGTCACCAGCCGGCACATCAAACGCTTTCTGCGTTACGCCTTCAAGGCTGTGATGGATAAAAAGCGACAAAAGGTCACTCTTGTGCACAAGTCAAGCGAGTGGCCAAAGACTGAGGGTATCCTGCTGGATATTGCGCACAACCTGCAGGAGAAGGAATATCCCGATATTGAGCTGGAGCCGATGGAGCTGGACAAATGCGTTGCCCGTCTGATACTCGATCCGGAGTACTTTGATGTGCTGGTCACGAGCGATTTGTACGGCACCTTTATGGCTACCATTTGTAGTGCCATCTGTGGTGGTGCGAATCTGTTTTCCTCGACTGAGATTGGGGAACATCATGCGGTGTTCAAGCCGCTGCAAACGAAACTCTCGTTGACCAACTACAAGGTGCTTAGTCCGTATGGAATCGTGTCCGCCTGCGTGGATCTGATGCATCATCTGGGCCATGACGATTGCGCCAATGCGCTCTGGACCGAAATGATTCGCACCATGGAAACGGGCATCAAGACGGCCGACTTTAAAGGCACAGACCGTGGCGAATATGTCATATGCAATATTATGAATCGTCTGCGTTGCAACATGTTCACCGAATTTAACAAGAACGATTGA
- the LOC6637024 gene encoding uncharacterized protein has protein sequence MALNVDREVEWLTTSILPEILKNGRLVDNYSESQLSTFKVGDIKIAVIGPEEAFMLTQCYRATVNFEYAGEEQQRKFVVKKTPEVPPEFYENAQFGDLFHNEVSFYTEILPLILKLSNGKFAAPKYYHSEIKPNSAWLILGDFSADGWSVTKDRYGLSLEHTRIAVKYLGMFHGFGYAMKHNQKDRFEQLTRHFRESRYANDVSNPEFELVEKTALKRVAKATITYHPEVDKEFVKKFQQTVWNSVGYGRQRVAPKEPLSILCHGDYLRNNVAYKYATDNSGNPLDIMMFDYQTMRLSSPMIDLSTFLANSVLADVRHKHFDSIFDDYCTALFESYTKHSDGELLEFLNRENLLKEYIRFLPYSLSISAFFLMMLVEPPTLTIAEMLALQKTEDEIIQEAMSQGGEIVDREIAHQMKEMFELSRLHNVQIDEDIDSSTWINSVEFE, from the exons ATGGCGCTGAACGTTGATAGAGAAGTCGAGTGGCTGACCACTTCAATCTTGCCTGAGATTCTAAAAAACGGACGTCTAGTGGACAATTACAGCGAGTCACAGCTGAGCACATTCAAGGTTGGGGACATTAAAATCGCCGTCATCGGACCCGAAGAGGCGTTTATGTTGACTCAATGCTATCGAGCAACAGTTAATTTTGAATACGCCGGCGAGGAGCAGCAGCGCAAGTTTGTTGTTAAG AAAACACCAGAGGTACCACCTGAGTTTTACGAGAATGCACAGTTCGGTGATCTATTCCACAACGAAGTTAGTTTCTATACCGAGATACTACCACTAATTCTAAAGCTGAGCAATGGCAAGTTTGCTGCACCCAAGTATTATCACAGCGAGATAAAACCGAACTCTGCATGGCTTATCCTGGGGGACTTTTCAGCGGATGGCTGGAGTGTGACAAAGGACAGATATGGCCTGAGTCTGGAGCACACGCGCATTGCAG TCAAGTACTTGGGCATGTTTCATGGATTTGGTTATGCTATGAAGCACAACCAGAAGGACCGTTTCGAGCAGCTAACTCGCCACTTTAGGGAATCTCGATACGCCAACGATGTTAGTAATCCAGAATTTGAATTAGTTGAGAAGACTGCACTAAAACGTGTTGCCAAAGCAACGATCACTTACCATCCAGAAGTGGACAAAGAGTTTGTAAAAAAGTTTCAGCAAACTGTATGGAACTCTGTGGGCTATGGACGTCAGCGAGTGGCGCCTAAGGAACCACTCTCTATCCTCTGCCACGGGGACTACCTGAGAAACAATGTGGCCTACAAGTACGCTACGGACAATAGTGGCAATCCCCTGGACATCATGATGTTTGACTATCAGACAATGCGTCTGTCCTCGCCCATGATCGACCTCTCAACATTCCTGGCCAACTCTGTGCTCGCGGATGTGCGTCATAAGCATTTCGATAGtattttcgatgattattgCACTGCGCTCTTTGAGAGTTACACAAAGCATTCAGATGGGGAACTTCTGGAATTTTTGAA TCGCGAGAATTTGCTGAAGGAGTACATTCGCTTTTTGCCGTATTCACTAAGTATTTCGGCATTTTTCCTAATGATGCTAGTCGAGCCTCCAACATTGACGATCGCTGAAATGCTTGCCCTCCAAAAAACGGAGGACGAAATCATACAGGAGGCTATGTCACAAGGTGGTGAAATAGTCGATCGTGAGATTGCCCACCAAATGAAGGAAATGTTTGAACTGAGCCGCTTGCACAATGTTCAAATCGATGAAGATATTGATAGCAGTACATGGATTAATAGCGTGGAATTCGAATAG
- the LOC6626508 gene encoding uncharacterized protein, with the protein MSLIVENEIKWLTTSVLPQILRSGRLLENYSESLAETFQVESIDINVIGADEAYMLTICYKAHIKFQYAGQQHQRRLVIKKTPKILPKVYDSVQFDDLFSNEVGFYVEILPLLQKLSNGRFAAPKYYHSEIKPNSALLILGDFAEDGWRMTKDRFGLSLEHARIAVKYLGKFHGYGYAMKHNHKERFQELTSRLREGRYAKESLNHEWELKHKASLKRAERVVATYQPQVDKEFVRKFQLLLYSYIGYGRQRVAPREPLAVICHGDYLRNNVAYKYATDNSGTPLDIMMFDYQTMRLSSPMMDLCVFLALSLLAEVRYNNFDTLFDDYCNALFESYRKHSSISLPAYLNRDDLMKEYIRILPYAVHITCYFLFSLVEPPTVSAEEMFNTELSDLEIVQTALKQGGELVDREIAHQIKELYELSQLHKVQIDEDIDTSDWIKDACKFITETNWI; encoded by the exons ATGTCGCTGATTGTTGAGAACGAAATCAAATGGCTAACGACAAGCGTCTTGCCGCAGATCCTGCGTAGTGGACGACTATTGGAGAACTACAGCGAGTCGCTGGCGGAAACATTCCAGGTGGAGAGCATCGATATCAATGTAATCGGCGCCGATGAGGCCTACATGTTAACCATATGCTACAAGGCTCATATCAAATTTCAATATGCCGGCCAGCAGCATCAGAGGAGACTGGTTATTAAG AAAACTCCAAAGATATTGCCTAAGGTATACGATTCGGTGCAATTTGATGATCTATTTAGCAATGAAGTGGGCTTCTATGTCGAGATACTGCCACTTCTTCAAAAGCTGAGCAATGGCAGATTTGCTGCACCCAAGTATTATCATAGCGAAATCAAGCCGAACTCCGCACTGCTCATCCTCGGCGACTTTGCGGAGGATGGCTGGAGAATGACTAAGGACAGATTTGGCCTGAGTCTGGAGCATGCACGCATTGCAG TCAAGTACTTGGGCAAGTTTCATGGCTACGGCTATGCCATGAAGCACAATCATAAGGAACGCTTCCAGGAGCTCACGAGCAGGCTCAGAGAAGGACGTTATGCCAAAGAATCTCTGAACCATGAATGGGAACTAAAACATAAGGCCAGCCTCAAGCGAGCGGAGCGGGTAGTAGCTACATATCAGCCCCAAGTGGACAAGGAATTCGTCAGAAAGTTTCAGCTACTCCTATACAGCTATATAGGCTATGGACGTCAGCGGGTGGCGCCCAGGGAGCCACTCGCTGTCATCTGCCACGGTGACTACCTGAGAAACAATGTGGCCTACAAGTACGCTACGGACAATAGTGGCACTCCACTGGATATAATGATGTTTGACTATCAGACAATGCGTTTGTCCTCGCCCATGATGGATCTTTGCGTGTTCCTGGCACTCTCACTCTTGGCGGAAGTGCGCTACAACAATTTTGATactctttttgatgattattgcAATGCGCTCTTTGAAAGTTATAGGAAACATTCAAGTATTTCACTTCCGGCGTACCTCAA TCGCGATGATTTGATGAAGGAGTACATCAGGATATTGCCATACGCTGTGCACATAACGTGCTACTTCCTCTTCTCGCTGGTTGAACCACCAACAGTTTCGGCGGAGGAAATGTTTAACACGGAGCTTTCGGATTTGGAAATTGTTCAGACAGCGTTGAAGCAAGGCGGTGAGCTGGTGGACCGGGAAATAGcccatcaaataaaggaattGTACGAGCTGAGCCAATTGCACAAAGTGCAAATTGATGAGGATATTGATACATCAGATTGGATTAAAGATGCTTGCAAATTTATAACAGAAACAAATTGGATATAG